One segment of Vulcanisaeta thermophila DNA contains the following:
- a CDS encoding ornithine cyclodeaminase family protein — protein sequence MEVRVLRWVDVDSILDGENARGLVDSIANAFRDFSLGRAVMPQRTVFYLDDDWWGVMPCGLRGSGVAVKVVNVISRNASRGLPTTQGLVLLFDDETGTPRAVINGTALTAWRTAAATAVSIRYLARDTDSIAIIGAGLQARYHAVLFMRVFNVRKFIINSRTREKALKLAEFIRSRGFDAVVVDSVEDAVRGADVIVAATTNKTPVIMGEWLVNGQHVASIGAPERDARELNDEVLRRSRRLFVDSRKAVINETGDVIIPMNNRLIDENYLIEIGEVIANIKPGRTSDDEITVFKSVGIAAEDLAASVYIYNLAVKSNIGVTIEL from the coding sequence GTGGAGGTTAGGGTATTACGTTGGGTGGATGTGGATTCAATACTTGATGGTGAGAATGCCAGGGGCCTCGTGGACTCAATAGCCAATGCCTTCAGGGATTTCTCCCTAGGCAGGGCCGTCATGCCCCAACGCACAGTATTCTACCTGGACGATGATTGGTGGGGTGTGATGCCCTGTGGCCTCAGGGGCTCTGGGGTGGCTGTTAAGGTGGTTAATGTGATTAGTAGGAATGCCTCCAGGGGCTTACCCACGACCCAAGGCTTGGTGCTGTTGTTCGATGATGAAACGGGCACACCACGGGCTGTAATAAATGGAACCGCCCTAACGGCTTGGAGGACCGCGGCAGCCACTGCGGTGTCAATAAGATACCTTGCACGGGACACCGATAGTATTGCCATAATAGGGGCTGGGCTCCAGGCCAGGTATCACGCGGTATTATTCATGAGGGTGTTTAACGTGAGGAAATTCATAATAAACTCACGCACCAGGGAGAAGGCCCTTAAACTGGCTGAGTTCATTAGGTCCAGGGGTTTCGATGCCGTGGTTGTGGACTCTGTGGAGGACGCCGTTAGGGGTGCGGATGTTATTGTTGCGGCGACTACGAATAAGACACCCGTCATAATGGGTGAGTGGCTTGTGAATGGGCAGCATGTGGCATCAATAGGGGCTCCAGAGAGGGATGCTAGGGAGTTGAATGATGAGGTTTTAAGGAGGTCACGACGCCTATTCGTGGACTCTAGGAAAGCCGTGATCAATGAGACTGGTGATGTAATAATTCCAATGAATAACAGGTTAATAGATGAGAATTATTTAATTGAGATTGGTGAGGTTATAGCAAATATAAAGCCCGGGAGGACCAGTGACGATGAAATCACGGTATTCAAGTCAGTGGGTATTGCTGCTGAGGACTTGGCTGCTTCGGTTTATATTTACAATTTAGCTGTAAAGAGTAATATTGGGGTCACGATTGAGTTATAA
- a CDS encoding helix-turn-helix domain-containing protein, with product MWVHNVVSLITLKEKSTEEILEDVDIRYILRCILRLSPTEVEIYYLLQHKAREPMTVAEIAKEMGKSRSTIERSLVKLVQLGLVARRPVLAKNGGYTYVYYTKPVDYIKQKLLQLVNAYYEKSKQLIENLSSAALMESLNSIASEEYEENKG from the coding sequence ATGTGGGTGCATAACGTGGTGTCTCTGATAACACTTAAGGAGAAGAGTACGGAGGAGATTCTCGAGGACGTTGATATTAGGTACATATTAAGGTGCATCCTAAGGCTATCACCAACCGAGGTGGAGATTTACTACCTACTTCAGCACAAGGCTAGGGAGCCCATGACCGTAGCCGAGATAGCGAAGGAGATGGGTAAGTCCAGGAGCACCATTGAGAGATCCCTCGTTAAGCTCGTACAACTGGGCCTGGTTGCCAGGAGGCCCGTCCTTGCGAAGAATGGGGGTTACACTTACGTGTACTACACAAAGCCCGTGGACTACATAAAGCAGAAACTACTCCAACTGGTCAATGCGTATTATGAGAAGTCCAAGCAATTAATTGAGAACCTCTCCTCAGCCGCCCTCATGGAGTCACTGAACAGCATTGCCTCGGAGGAGTATGAGGAGAATAAGGGCTGA
- a CDS encoding metal-sulfur cluster assembly factor, whose translation MAVSNQAAAEEQGEEPIFKTNLPKEKVKELIEILRNVYDPEIPINVYDLGLIYEVTMDSDNVVHVKMTLTAVGCPLSENLGYQVGAAIQQVLPDAKDIEIDVVFDPPWTPLKMTNLGREMFKALYGYDIVEQWLKSQGQQDSQG comes from the coding sequence ATGGCAGTGTCTAACCAGGCAGCTGCTGAGGAGCAGGGCGAGGAGCCAATATTCAAGACGAACCTACCCAAGGAGAAGGTTAAGGAGTTAATTGAAATTCTAAGGAATGTTTATGACCCAGAAATACCAATAAATGTTTACGACCTAGGCCTAATATACGAGGTCACCATGGATAGTGATAATGTTGTTCATGTGAAAATGACCCTAACAGCCGTGGGGTGCCCACTCTCGGAAAACCTGGGCTACCAAGTGGGCGCCGCAATACAGCAGGTATTACCTGACGCTAAGGACATCGAGATAGACGTGGTCTTTGACCCACCCTGGACACCCCTAAAAATGACGAACCTGGGCAGGGAAATGTTCAAGGCACTTTACGGCTATGACATAGTGGAACAATGGCTTAAAAGCCAGGGCCAGCAGGATTCCCAGGGTTGA
- a CDS encoding sulfurtransferase TusA family protein, which translates to MSGRFLINVKGMQCPTPLTVVSNELAKMSDGAEFEIVTDDFICFMMLQRFLRILNIKVKEAVQLDDGTYRIVGVKATS; encoded by the coding sequence ATGAGCGGGAGGTTTCTAATTAACGTTAAGGGTATGCAATGCCCCACACCACTGACTGTGGTCTCCAATGAACTGGCTAAGATGAGCGATGGTGCGGAGTTTGAGATCGTGACTGACGATTTCATATGCTTCATGATGCTACAACGCTTCCTAAGGATCCTTAATATTAAGGTTAAGGAGGCTGTCCAGCTAGATGATGGGACATACAGGATAGTGGGTGTTAAGGCAACCTCGTGA
- a CDS encoding L-threonylcarbamoyladenylate synthase, whose product MLRIYRVNPINPEEEVIREASEYLRGGGLVAFPTETVYGLGADTFNPEACLRVFRAKGRPPDNPLIIHVASPEELNRVARDVPEFVWDVVRRAWPGPLTLILPKSSDVPREATGGRDTVAVRSPAHPVALSLIKYSGVPIAAPSANKSGRPSPTLAEHVIEDYEGDDVDMVILDAGPTFFGVESTIVDVTRNPPVLLRPGPFTLEELRVLFNTEIKVPEFARGLGEADAALAPGMKYRHYAPRTKLVVVECGDYAGLLKLIRDVVEDEARGGLKVALLLTRETREALSDLVTGVPVIEMGLRSNPYTIASRLFDSLRSLDRLNVDLGIAEGIEERGIGLAIMNRLRKASGFSIIKC is encoded by the coding sequence ATGCTGCGGATATACAGGGTTAACCCCATAAACCCTGAGGAGGAGGTGATTAGGGAGGCTAGCGAGTACTTGAGGGGCGGTGGGCTCGTGGCATTCCCCACCGAGACGGTGTACGGCCTTGGCGCAGACACATTCAACCCAGAGGCGTGCCTCAGGGTCTTCAGGGCTAAGGGAAGGCCCCCGGATAATCCGTTAATAATCCACGTGGCGTCCCCGGAGGAATTGAACAGGGTGGCCAGGGATGTGCCTGAGTTCGTGTGGGATGTGGTCAGGAGGGCGTGGCCAGGGCCATTAACACTGATACTACCTAAATCCAGCGATGTCCCCAGGGAGGCCACTGGGGGGCGCGACACGGTGGCGGTTAGATCACCAGCACACCCAGTGGCTCTCTCGCTGATTAAATATTCGGGAGTCCCCATAGCAGCCCCCAGCGCCAATAAGTCTGGTAGGCCAAGCCCCACACTGGCTGAGCATGTGATTGAGGATTACGAGGGCGATGATGTGGACATGGTAATACTCGACGCGGGGCCCACATTCTTCGGCGTGGAATCCACGATAGTGGATGTGACTAGGAATCCGCCCGTGCTCCTTAGGCCTGGTCCATTCACGCTGGAGGAGCTTAGGGTTTTATTTAACACAGAGATTAAGGTGCCCGAGTTTGCACGTGGGTTAGGCGAGGCTGATGCCGCGTTGGCCCCTGGAATGAAGTATAGGCATTATGCACCGAGAACCAAGCTCGTGGTGGTTGAGTGCGGTGATTACGCTGGGCTCCTTAAGCTTATTAGGGATGTGGTTGAGGATGAGGCTCGTGGTGGGTTGAAAGTGGCCCTATTACTAACTAGGGAGACCAGGGAAGCCCTAAGCGACCTGGTCACTGGGGTCCCAGTGATAGAGATGGGTCTAAGATCAAACCCATACACGATAGCCTCGAGGCTCTTTGACTCCCTTAGATCACTGGACAGGTTAAACGTGGACCTGGGCATTGCGGAGGGTATTGAGGAGAGGGGCATTGGGTTGGCAATCATGAATAGGCTTAGGAAGGCATCAGGCTTCTCAATAATAAAGTGCTAA
- a CDS encoding malate dehydrogenase produces MITIVGSGRVGATTAAFLMFFEVDNEVVLIDVVKGLPQGEALDLNHAAAILGKSVRFRGSNDYKDMEGSDLVIVTAGLPRKPGMTREELAGKNAEIVASIAEQIKKYAPNSIVIITTNPLDAMVYVLYKKLGFPRNRVIGFSGVLDSGRMAYYASLVVGIAPESIIPVVLGQHGENMYPVPEASFVYGKPLTEFITQEQYEQVVKQTVQAGAEITNLRGFSSNWGPAAGLALMVDSIKKDRKRVFEASVYLDGEYGVKDVFVEVPVVLGKNGVEKIIELKLNEEQRRKFLASVEAVKKNLTQVPPQFLQ; encoded by the coding sequence ATGATCACAATAGTAGGTTCAGGAAGGGTTGGCGCAACCACAGCCGCATTCCTAATGTTCTTCGAGGTGGATAATGAGGTTGTACTAATAGACGTAGTGAAGGGGTTGCCCCAGGGTGAGGCCCTGGACCTAAACCACGCAGCAGCCATACTGGGTAAGTCGGTGAGGTTCAGGGGTAGCAATGACTACAAGGACATGGAGGGTAGTGACTTGGTAATAGTAACCGCAGGATTACCCAGGAAACCAGGCATGACTAGGGAGGAGTTGGCGGGTAAGAATGCCGAGATAGTGGCCTCAATAGCAGAGCAGATAAAGAAGTACGCACCCAACTCAATAGTCATAATAACCACGAACCCGCTGGACGCCATGGTTTACGTACTATACAAGAAACTGGGCTTCCCAAGGAATAGGGTCATTGGATTCAGCGGAGTACTGGACTCGGGCAGGATGGCTTACTACGCATCATTAGTAGTGGGCATAGCCCCAGAGTCCATAATACCCGTGGTACTTGGGCAGCACGGCGAGAACATGTACCCAGTTCCCGAGGCATCCTTCGTGTACGGCAAGCCACTCACGGAATTCATAACCCAGGAGCAGTATGAGCAGGTAGTTAAGCAAACAGTACAGGCTGGTGCGGAAATAACGAACCTAAGGGGATTCAGCAGCAACTGGGGTCCAGCAGCGGGGCTAGCCCTAATGGTGGACTCGATCAAGAAAGATAGAAAGAGAGTATTCGAAGCCTCAGTATACCTAGACGGTGAGTACGGAGTAAAGGACGTATTCGTAGAGGTGCCCGTGGTCCTCGGGAAGAACGGCGTCGAGAAAATAATAGAACTAAAACTAAACGAGGAGCAAAGAAGGAAATTCCTAGCCAGCGTAGAGGCGGTCAAGAAGAACCTAACACAGGTACCACCACAATTCCTACAGTAA
- a CDS encoding TRASH domain-containing protein translates to MPFLLNTNTGQLRCSHCGRVIIGQPIVVKTCCVNKPWVFCSEACYNAFLRQWLRNQEAHRGSNALRKGYL, encoded by the coding sequence ATGCCATTCTTATTGAACACAAACACCGGGCAACTGAGGTGTAGCCACTGTGGTAGGGTGATCATTGGCCAGCCCATTGTGGTTAAGACGTGCTGTGTAAACAAACCCTGGGTCTTCTGCTCAGAGGCATGTTACAACGCATTCCTTAGGCAGTGGCTTAGGAATCAGGAGGCCCATAGGGGCAGTAACGCCCTGAGGAAGGGCTACCTTTAA
- a CDS encoding sulfide-dependent adenosine diphosphate thiazole synthase, with translation MAGVSIREASITRAIVNSALKFLSEYSSVDVAIVGAGPSGMTAAYYLAKAGLKTLVLERRFSFGGGIGGAASHLPSIVVEYPASEILSKDFGVRVVDMGDGLFAVDPAEMIAKLAVKAIDAGAKFLLGVHVDDVIYRDNPPRITGLALYWATVQMAGVHTDPFFIEARAVVDATGHDAEVAAVASRKVPELGIMVHGEKSAYAGAAEDLVVKYTGKVIDGLYVTGMAVAAVHGLPRMGPIFGSMIMSGKRVAEIIIEDLKGK, from the coding sequence ATGGCTGGTGTATCCATTAGGGAGGCCAGTATAACCAGGGCCATTGTGAACTCAGCCCTGAAGTTCCTAAGTGAGTACTCAAGCGTTGACGTGGCCATAGTGGGTGCGGGGCCCTCTGGGATGACCGCCGCCTACTACCTAGCCAAGGCGGGCCTGAAAACCCTGGTTTTAGAGAGGAGGTTCAGCTTCGGGGGTGGTATTGGAGGGGCGGCAAGCCACCTACCAAGCATTGTTGTTGAGTACCCAGCCTCGGAGATACTCTCCAAGGACTTCGGGGTCAGGGTTGTGGACATGGGTGATGGGCTCTTCGCCGTGGATCCTGCGGAGATGATAGCCAAGCTCGCAGTAAAGGCCATCGACGCAGGGGCCAAGTTCCTGCTGGGGGTTCACGTGGATGACGTGATATACAGGGATAACCCACCGAGGATAACGGGCCTAGCCCTCTACTGGGCCACGGTACAAATGGCGGGGGTCCACACAGACCCATTCTTCATAGAGGCCAGGGCCGTCGTGGACGCCACGGGGCATGACGCAGAGGTGGCTGCGGTGGCCTCTAGGAAGGTGCCTGAATTGGGCATTATGGTTCACGGTGAGAAGTCAGCCTATGCAGGGGCTGCGGAGGACCTGGTGGTTAAGTACACGGGCAAGGTCATTGATGGGCTGTACGTAACTGGTATGGCGGTGGCGGCGGTCCACGGCCTACCCAGGATGGGCCCCATATTCGGCTCAATGATAATGAGTGGTAAGAGGGTTGCTGAGATTATAATAGAGGATTTAAAGGGCAAGTAA